One genomic region from Cydia pomonella isolate Wapato2018A chromosome 4, ilCydPomo1, whole genome shotgun sequence encodes:
- the LOC133516935 gene encoding proton-coupled amino acid transporter-like protein pathetic, with protein sequence MNGDAAGKEYNPFEHRKVEKPNSDARALANLLKASLGSGLLAMPLAFANAGWVVGIIGTIIIAFICGHCVHIFVDTSRGCCKAERIPLLSYAETCRAAFANGPKTLRPYAKAASIFAEISLLCTYIGVCCIFTVLIAENIKQLLDTYYPVVTLSVQYYCLILLVPLSIMTQIRHLKWLAPFSFLANVLLVLTFIICLYYVFKDPISIEGASAVGQISRFPAFLSTVIFAMEGIGVVMPVENVMKKPEHFLGCPSVLVIAMSFIMVLYTILGLFGYFRYGDSVMATITLNLPVNDWPAVCAKSFIALSIFFTYPLHFFVVVDILTKYIKPHVKKQYMDITQICMRIFIVWFCGAIGIALPMLEQIINIVGALFYSILGLIIPGIVDTIFRWPALGKYRCILWKNFLIVLFGFICLISGCAITIGDIIQNLHEHST encoded by the exons atgaatGGAGACGCAGCCGGAAAAGAATACAACCCTTTTGAGCATAGAAAAGTGGAAAAGCCTAATTC GGATGCCAGAGCTCTCGCTAATCTCCTCAAGGCATCGCTGGGGTCTGGCCTACTGGCCATGCCCTTAGCATTTGCCAATGCTGGATGGGTAGTTGGTATCATTGGCACAATCATTATTGCTTTTATTTGTGGTCACTGTGTTCACATattt GTGGACACTTCCCGCGGATGTTGTAAGGCGGAACGAATACCTCTCCTTAGCTATGCGGAGACCTGCAGAGCTGCATTTGCTAACGGCCCTAAAACTCTAAGACCCTATGCTAAAGCTGCAAG TATTTTTGCGGAGATATCTTTACTTTGCACATACATTGGCGTCTGCTGCATATTTACGGTACTTATAGCGGAAAATATTAAACAG cTCTTGGACACATACTATCCCGTCGTAACTCTTTCAGTGCAATATTACTGTCTTATTTTGCTAGTACCGTTGAGTATTATGACACAAATAAGACATCTCAAGTGGTTGGCACCCTTTTCCTTCCTAGCGAACGTATTATTGGTCCTTACATTCATTATATGTCTATATTACGTATTCAAAGATCCCATATCTATCGAAGGTGCAAGCGCTGTGGGACAAATATCTAGATTCCCTGCTTTTCTATC aacagTAATCTTCGCAATGGAAGGCATTGGTGTGGTGATGCCAGTAGAGAATGTGATGAAGAAGCCCGAGCATTTCCTCGGATGCCCAAGTGTCCTGGTAATAGCAATGAGCTTTATCATGGTGTTGTACACTATTCTAGGCCTGTTCGGTTACTTCAGATATGGCGATTCAGTGATGGCCACTATAACGCTCAATTTACCTGTCAATGATTG GCCTGCTGTATGTGCTAAATCGTTCATAGCATTATCGATTTTCTTCACGTATCCTCTTCACTTCTTCGTTGTGGTGGacattttaacaaaatacatCAAACCACACGTCAAGAAACAATACATGGACATTACTCAGATTTGCATGAGAATCTTTATTGTTTGGTTTTGTG GTGCGATCGGTATAGCCCTGCCGATGTTGGAACAGATCATCAACATTGTCGGCGCTCTATTTTACTCAATCTTGGGCCTCATTATCCCGGGTATTGTCGACACCATTTTCCGATGGCCTGCCCTGGGGAAGTACCGCTGTATCCTCTGGAAAAATTTTCTAATAGTGCTTTTTGGATTCATCTGTTTGATTTCCGGATGTGCTATTACTATAGGAGATATTATACAGAATTTGCATGAACATAGTACGTAG